The stretch of DNA CTGTCAAAGAATGATCAGGCCAGCAGTCCGGCAATCAGGTGCTCCAGCTGCGGCACCTGCCGCCGGACGGTCAGTCGCTGAGCCTGGACGATGCTGCGGAGCTGGCTCAGGGCGAGATTGAAGTCGTCGTTGACGACCAGGTAATCGTATTCCGCATAATGCGACATTTCGGAAATGGCTGCCTGCATGCGACGGGCGATCACCGCTTCGGAATCCTGACGGCGGCTGCGCAAGCGCTGTTCGAGCGCCTCGCGGGAGGGTGGCAGGATGAAGATGGACACGCATTCGGGCATCAGCTCGCGGACTTGGCGGGCGCCTTGCCAATCGATTTCGAGTATGGCATCCAGCCCGCCTGCCAGCATCTCCTCGACCGTCGCTTTCGCGGTACCGTAGTAATTGTCGAAGACGCGGGCGTATT from Methylococcus geothermalis encodes:
- the gmk gene encoding guanylate kinase, with product MTQGMLYVISAPSGAGKTSLVNALCDGAPGLAVSVSHTTRPRRPGEVPGRDYYFVEKTDFEQMIADEAFLEYARVFDNYYGTAKATVEEMLAGGLDAILEIDWQGARQVRELMPECVSIFILPPSREALEQRLRSRRQDSEAVIARRMQAAISEMSHYAEYDYLVVNDDFNLALSQLRSIVQAQRLTVRRQVPQLEHLIAGLLA